One segment of Deltaproteobacteria bacterium DNA contains the following:
- the ndhC gene encoding NADH-quinone oxidoreductase subunit A, whose product MMVIALAMSVGFVFLSQALGPKKYDRIKYSVYECGVDPFTTASVRISVKFYLIALLFILFDLETAFLYPWAVLFRQLGWFGFIEMGIFLLILLAGLVYAWKKGALEWQ is encoded by the coding sequence ATGATGGTCATCGCGCTGGCGATGTCGGTGGGCTTCGTCTTCCTGTCCCAGGCCCTGGGCCCGAAGAAATACGACCGGATCAAGTACAGCGTTTACGAATGCGGTGTCGATCCTTTCACGACCGCCTCGGTGCGCATCTCGGTCAAGTTTTACCTGATCGCGCTACTGTTCATCCTCTTCGACCTGGAAACCGCGTTCCTCTACCCTTGGGCTGTGCTGTTCCGGCAGTTGGGGTGGTTCGGTTTCATCGAGATGGGAATCTTCCTCCTTATCCTCCTGGCGGGGCTTGTCTACGCCTGGAAGAAGGGAGCGCTCGAATGGCAGTAG